DNA sequence from the Coffea eugenioides isolate CCC68of chromosome 9, Ceug_1.0, whole genome shotgun sequence genome:
GTCAACTACTATCAGCATTTATGATTATGAAATGGATTCTATCTAACAATGACATTATTGTGTGGAGGGAAAGACAGACCATCTCCACAACCCACAATGGGAGCTAATTTTCCTACGACTGAATTTTCCTAGTAAGGGTAAAGAGATTAACTTTGATTTGTGACACTAACAGTGGCAGACCTGCACCACagtttgtatttttctttatcATACGAAACATCCATTCATTCCAAATATACAATTCTTAAATATTTCGACCAAGAAGTTcattttttaagttatttttaaTCCATCAAATTTTACCCATGTATTTAGGCACTTTTACTTGCCCCTCCTGGGCAGCTCATCTGGCAGCGCACGCCTCCTTAGGAGCGCTTGCCAGGGGTTCGAGTCGTGCAGGGTTATCGTGCTTGGGGGGATGGGGCCTCTCCTCCCGGGCCGctggggattagtcgggccgccttcgggtcttgacccggacaccccagtgtcgacaaaaaaaaaaaaaaaaaaaaaaaaaatatttaggcACTTTTACTTTAACTACCTAAATACAAATTGTCAAAATAGCTAttcattttacttttattttttgctttttaacATAATCAGCCTTAAGCATTATAACTActaatataaaaattataatgtGAAATTACGTTTTGTTTGCATTgacaataaaaaatttaaatgaaatttatttatcattgaGACCTGCCACAAATCGCATCAAATATTTCTTCTTTGCCGAGGAATTTAGACGTGGGCTTGCCTTCTCACTGAGAATGCTTTGCACATTCCGTAGATGACTCCCATAGGTTCTCCACATTTGACGAAGACTTGTGGAAACTAAAACATTCCTATTAATCACTTGATGTGAAAGTAGCTTAACATCCAATTTTAACCACATCTCAAACTATAGGAAGACTTGACTCGCTTGACTTTTCTATTCTCAAACGTCTAGACCGAGTTTTAGCCAATTCTAAATGGCCCAAGCATATCCAAATACCCTTTCGACAGGATTGATCATGCAATTAATGACCGTGTGATACAAATTTAAGTATGTTTTCTTACAAGATGAAAATCCAAAATGGAAGGTAAGTATttgtttctgcaatggaaatgaaggaaaaaaaagtcgtagaaaaataaaaaaaaaatcaagaagaaaaatgttaaaaaaggaaaaagaaccgattagaaaaaataaaatgtgaGTAGAAGTTTTAGAGAAATAAATAAGATTTAAACAAATGAAAGATGAAAAGCTAGACGTGTCACACAAGAAGAATGGAAACAAAGGGATTGATTTGATTAAACGATATGAAAGTCCTTAACATCTGTGTCTTCCAAAATTAATGCAGGGTGGAAAAAGGTTgtctttccattttttttttttttttatctttgattAGGATTCCTTAATTGGGGTAACTTTAAATTATAAGAaatctaaaaaaattaataatgtaTTAACTTGTACCATCCATTTAATTCCTACATTctgttatttgatttttatgcTTGTACATCTTTTGATTTACCACTCATAGTTTGTTCATATGTACATACAACTTGTGATTTCGATTCATTTGTTGTTCAACTTGTCATTTGGTAACAAACACCCTTAACATAACCATATGAATTTTCTTCCCATAAGTTCTGCCGCTGACAAGTAGTCTTCGACGAGGAAGAATAAGTTCATCTCCATATTTGACACACCAGTTGACGTGGAAATTTTGGCAGAGACTTGTGGAAACTAAAACATTCTTATTAATCAGTTGATGTGAGGAAATTTAATATCCAACTTTCATGAGGAGCGAGCATATTGGTCAAATTTTATTGGAAATTTTAGCAGTAGGCGGTCTCCTTCTGTGCATTTGAGGGGGTCCGCATGATGGCATGACTAGCAAAATGGTCAAATTTCATGTTTGACAGGCCAATTGATGCGGAAATTTTGGCAAAGACTTGTGGAAACTACATATTTTTATTGATTAGTTGATGTTCTGAGCGGTAGAAATTTAATGTCCAactaggaaaaaaaatttaatatccaattttgaaaatgacTTCAACAATAGGAAGACTTGGCTTGTTTGACCCTTCAAAAGACGAAATGCATATTACGTTATTGTATCGTCAAAGGTGGAACTACCTTAGATGTTATGAacaaactttaatgttttattcAAATCCATTAGTTCTGTTAAGTTGAAGTCCCACCATGTAATATAGGGTAAATTACTTGTATTCCTCCTGTGATTTTACATAATGTAAGATGACCCCTCTAAGGTTTTAAAATAGCCACATAACTCCTTTATGATTTTATATAAAGTGAAAAATGGACAGAATGCACAATCAATTATGACGTTTATACCAAACACACTCTAAAAGCTCATGTGATAAAATTTTAATCTCTATGAAACCCCTTTATAGTTTGTATAAATATTCATTTTATCCccttataatttttgcatttatccacATAATCCCTCTAAAATGGATGTTCTtagggccaaaaaaaaaaaagacagaagCATGTAACATAATTTGACGGAATGTATAAACTTGAATAGAATTGGTCATGTAATTAATGATATTGTGTAATGCAATTTATATACAGTTTCATACAAGatgaaaatccaaataaaatggAAGGTAAGTATATCTTTCTACAATGGAAATGAAGGGGGGAAAGTCATggaaaaatcaagaagaaaaatgttagAAACCAAGAAAAGATTTAATTAGAAGTATCAAATCAGTGGAAGGTttagagaaataaataaagtttagACGAATGAAAGAAGAAAACCTAGACTTGTCTCATAATTGGAATGGAAACAAAAAGATTGATTTGATCAAACAATATGAAATACTTTAACATCTATGTCTTCCAAAATTAATGCAAGGTGGAAAAAGGttgtctttcctttttttttttcctttgattaggaTTCCTTAATTGTGGTAAGtttaaattaaaagaaatataaattaattaataatttattaaattgTACCATCCATTCAATTCCTATGCCTTGTTATTTGGTTTTATCTGTGTACATCTTGTGATTTAGTGCTTCCAGTTTGTTCATATGCACATAGAATTGTGGTTTCGATTATTGGACATTCATTTGTTGTGCATAACCATATGAATTTTCTTCCCATAAATTCTGCCGCTAACAAGTACTTTGTGACGAGGGAAAAAAGATCATCTCCATATTTGACACGCTAGTTGGCGTGGAAATGTTGGCAAAGACTTGTGGAAACTAAAAATGTTTATTAATTAGTTGATATTATAGAGTGATGAGAACTTAATATTCAATTTTGATAACGACTTGAACTATAGGAAGACCTGACCCTTCGAGAGACGAAGTGTATATTATGTTATTGAACCATCAAAGATGATAAGGAGCTGCCGTTAAATGTTATGAACAAACTAATGATTTTATTCAAATTCATCAGTTCTCAGTCCCACCATGTAATGTATGCAGTTCAATTGAAAACACTCAATTAGTCAAAATGAAGTGTGGTTCCTTTTGAACTTTCATGGAAACTTGCAAAAACATCTGCACTCACATTTTAAGGATAACTCCTTACTTCTCTCCCAAAGATTTAGCTTAGTTTCATGTACGTTCCTCAGATATTGAAATTTGTATTTTAGACATAATAAAATTGTTGTactcaaattttgcaaaaataacCTTATatggttttaaaaattttatttcaatcatcattgatcataattattattttctctcttctttttttttttttttgcttttcggTTTTTACAAATTTGGGTATTAGTATTCTTTTCAAGATTATCATAGCAATTGTGTCGCCAAGAGAGTAATTGTAATTTTTTGATACTTAAGCAAGGTAAAGCTCAAGGGAGGTCATGTGTTTTGCACATGATTAAAGTATCATTAAATATAATATCTCCTTTGTACTTTAATTTTTCTTGTGAAATTCTATTATTAACATCGTAATTTAATATTTGCATATTTTCCATCTTCTTTAATCAACTATtcttaaaaatataatttaaattgAAACAAGCCAGAGGTATCCCTCATTTGTTAAGATTTCTTTGAGGAATTTTTTCGAATTTtttatacacaaaacaatgtcCTTAGGGGAGAAAAATGTAGATCTCAAGTGTTGGAGTACTAGCAAATAGAATTTATAAATACTTATAAAGTAAAGGTTTAAACTATAATATCAAAATCTAAAGGGACGTTAGGATCAATTTATAAAATTCATTAATACTTCTAAAGTAATAGTTCAAACTATGATATCAAAATTTAGATGGCATTAGGATCAATTTATAGAAttcattaattcttataaggtaaatatttaaattaaattatatacaaaaTCTATAGAGGCGTTTGGTAGTGTTTTATGCTCTATAGACATTGTAGCACAGGAATGGTAATCATATAgagtaaaaatttaaaatttgaaatatggaacaaataaataataatgGACCAAGAAACTAACCTTTCGAATTCTTATTGCCCAGATGTAGATTCTCAAGCATTTTTTCCTACATGTATTTCAATCAGGATTTTCCCTCTAAAACACGTACTAGTTTTCTATCTAGGGCCGTAGCAATTAAGGTTGAATTCTATCCATGGTTGACTTTAGTCAACTCGAAATGAAAATTGGTAcgtagaaaaattaatttagacGGAAGGCTCTTTGGCATATTAATGGCACTGGATTCATGGCACTGAAAACGTGGAACTGAAAATGTGTTCATTGATTGTTGTTGGCAAGCTCTTTGGGATATTAATGGCGGCAATGATGTGGTTTGATATCTAAGAGACAAAGCCAAAAAGAATAACTGATAGTAATATTTTAGGCCATTAGCCAATGGCTTGGTTTATTTTTGTACTATATGATCCTCAACTGATATTAATGTTGTATATATGTACTTCACCTTTGCCACCTCCAAGCCTTTAAGAAAGACGCAAAAAAAGTCCTGGGCAAAACAATGCTAAAAGGACCAAAAACAAATATTGATGGCTCCCTTAAATTAATAGACAGATATTTAATCTCCATATTCCATGACGCGAACTTCAAGTGGAAGAACAAGTGAATTTGTGTCAGTCATTATAATGCCGGTCtgttatattattattattttcaccaaagcaacaagaaaataacaaaactAACCTTTAGTCTTCAATTATGATACCAAAAGCCTTTCGACtgtagttttccaattttgacgTGAGAGTGATGGTGCCAACAAAGAAAAAGTGTACTgttatttttaaagaaaaaatcccAATATTTTCACCTGTAAAAGAAAATGTGCCTTCCAAAAGGCCACATTTTTTTgaattcacaaaaaataaaaaatgattgcCATCATATTAAATGAACGGGActactctaatttttttttttgggccatGGGCTAACATTGTAACAATAaacatttattttcttaatATCTTTTGTTAGTTAGGAGAAACTTTCACttcctaattgaattttttATAAAACAAAAATCAGAATAGTTGTGGCACAATAAATATATGCATAGGCACCATTATTGTGCTTGATTTTATTGTTTGGAATAGCCGGGTATATTGGAACCAAGAAAGTTTACACAAGCCTTAATTTATTACAGGGTAAGAATACATGAGTCAACACTTAATTCCTTAAAAGTGAACATTTAAGTATATTGGGGATCCAACAACAGAAATTACTCTGTAATGGGCCAGTTTTCTAGCCCCAAATTCAAAGGTCCCAATTCAAAAGTTGTCCGGAATTGATCCTTGCAAGCTGTTGTTTGCTAAAGAAAGGTGGTCCAAATTCTCTAAACTCCAAATGGTGCTTGGGATTTTGCCTGAAAACTGATTGTTTGACAAGTCTAACTTTATCAAATCCTTTAACTCTCCCATTTCTGGAGCCAAAGGTCCTCTCAATAAATTCGATGTCAAGTTGACATACACAAGACCTTTAAGATCCCACAAGGGCAGAGTAGAGGTTAATCTATTGAAACCAATGTCAAGATACCACAAAGATGTAAGATTATTGAAACATCCTGGAATTGAACCGCTAATCTGATTTTGACTCAGTAGCAAACCCTTCAAACTCTGCAATCCACAGAGACCACGAGGGAGCGGACCAGTGAGGGAAATATTGCTAAGATCCAAATACTGAAGCTTTTGCAAACCCCATATCGCAGTGGGAATTGATCCAGTCCAACTATTGTCACGTAGATCTAAAAAACCTAAATTGCTCAAGTTTCCAATGCTGTCTGGAATGTTCCCCCTGAGTCCACAGTTCCGTACATTCAACCGTTCAACAGAAATAGAAAGATTCCCGATGGATCTCGGAAGAACCCCATTTAACGGATTGTCTCCCACATCGATACTCCATAAAGAGATGCAACCTGTGAGAGAAGTGAAGAGGCCCAATTCACTCGTCAAATTGTTAGCAAACAGATCTAGAACTTCGAGATGTCTCAAATTTCCAATGGAATTGGGAATCGGACTGCTGAATTTGTTACTATGAAGATATATTTCAATTAGTTTCGAACAGTTTGAGATAGAGGCGGGTATGGTTCCGCTGAAGTTATTCCCACCAAGATAAATAGATTCCAAATTGTGTGGGCCATGGCACATATTTGATGGAAGAACCCCTGATAAATGATTTTTATCAAGGTAGAGCGTCCTCAGAGCTGACATGTTGAAGATCTCAACTGGGAGCGAATCACTTAAGCTATTCCATCTCAAGTCAAGGATCTCCAATTTGAGCAAGTTGCCAATCTCGTTTGGAATGGGACCTGTCGATTCATGAACAAAAACCAATCTCATTTAAACATACTCCAAAAGTTGCACCAAATTCAGGGCTACAGCTTATTCAAATTAGCCATCATCTAGATACAGCTTCTTAAGCATAGTAGATTAACAAATTTCCAATCCCCCCTTAGTATTTGCCCGTTGAGTTTGTTGATCCCTACGTAAAGAATTTAAAGCGgggaattttttgaaaaagtttaTCTGTAGATATAAACTTCCAAATTCAGGAACATGTTATATAATTCCACCGATAAAAATTGTATAtctaaaattgacaaaattcaaaaaaaaaatttaaaaaaagggGATTTTTGGCAACTTGAAGTTCATTAATTTCATGTCAAAATTAAGGCAAATTTTCCTACTAAAACAGTTTTGGATTAATACTACTGTTGCTGACTAGTTGaaccaacaaaaaaataataataataataaaaccaCCCACttaacaaattttttaattcaaagcatatatatatattctgtcGCACCAATCTGCTAACAATTGTTAACAGAACCGGCAGAAATTAGAAACTTCTCACCACCAATTGGATTACCTGTAAGGCTGTTGCTAGAAAAATCTACTTCTTCAAGCATTGTTAGGTTTCCGATTTCCCTGGGTATTGATCCACTCAAATTGCTGTCTATAATGGACAAGACCCTCAAGCTCTGGAGATTGCCTATCTCTTCCGGAATGCTACCTGCGAAACTTGGAGGAATTACCACCAATTCGTTAGAACTaaatgtttgttttttttttttgggcccgAAATCAGAGATAAATGTTTACAAATCAAAGAGATTTTTAGCACAAGAATTACGATTGTGCTGTGACAAAATTTAAATAGCGGAATACATAAagaataattttaattataaacaCATAATTCCTCCCTGATTTTTGGTATCAGCTATGGTTTGCCTTAGCATTAATTTTGATTTACTTTTGGTCCCTTGCTAGTGGTTCAATTAAAAAGACAATTATACCCTTATATTACATTTCTTTTAGGCCCTTGCTATTCTactcatttttgtttttctttttattcttcttttgcattttatttcttttctctcttctttttcttgtaaTTTTTCATTTCTATCTTGCCATTGCCGAGCAATTTCTTACCGTTAAAAATTGATTAATCAACCTCTTAGTGATCCACATGTGCCAAAATAAATATGATTTCTAAGTTAAATGTGCTTTATTATACAAGCAACatatatcttattattttatggAATTTTAGCTTTTTTATTAATCTTTAGTCcactctttttatttttttcataagttttttatttattcattattACTATTAGTAATTAAAATCTCCAAGTTATAATATAGGTTACGTACTttgtttgtttcttgtgttACAATCATTTTTAATACAGAAGCTAAATTATTCAGGCATATctacaaaaataaaattgtgATTAATCAATGATTAATCGTTGTAACAGTAAGAACGgggaaaatgtagaaaattaaTTGGAAAACTAAAAGAGACAAAAGAATTAAAGGGGAAAAGGAGGAGGCaaaaagaaaatagaagtaATTGAAAGCAAGAGTAATTTTGGCGAGAAATATGAAGAGGAAGTAAACTGCCTATGAAACTTTTCAAAGGGACAAAAATGCAATAAGGTTCGCAGTCCAGTGGGTGAACAGCAAGTAACGCCAAAACTAACCATATAATAGTCAAACATGGATATGGACTAGCGGAGCAACTAAAGTAGCACAAAAATGGTAAACTGCAATTGAAAACAAACATCAAACTATGCAACTAAACCAAAGAATAACAAACCAAGAAAGTAACCTTTCGAATTGTTATTGCCAAGATATAGATCCTGAAGCATTTTCAAATATCCAACTTCTTTTGGTTGAATGACAAACACAAGACATTTTCAGAGTCCAAAGCTCTTTTACATTTGGAATATTACCAGATAATTGTTATTCTGCAAAATCAACAAATTCCAATGTGGAGATTTTGAAGATTGTGGGTGGCATAGAACCATGTTGCTGCTTCGTGGGTAGATTCAGAATTTCATTTCAGGAGATCACCTAAACACCTAAATCTCTTTAATTTGAAATAAATGTTTAAAGGGCCAAAGATCAAGAGATTGTAGCACAAGAAATTAAGATAATTATACAGTGACAAAATGTAAATATGGAACTGAATAAAGaataagaaaacaagaaagtaaCCTTCCAAATTGTTATCATCGAGATGTAGCTCCTCAAGCATTTTCAAGTTCCCCACCGCTTTTGGTAGGTAACCATTGAACTGGTTGGATGACAAATCTAACGACTTGAGTCCGGAGCAGTTTGCTAAACCTGATAGTATCTGGCCACTCAATCGATTACAAGACAGATCGAGCTCTTTTAGATTTGGAAGATTGTCGCATATGTTAGCAGGAAGATGGCCAAAAAAATTATTCACTGTCAATGATAGGTATTGAAGTCTCTCCAAGACACCCAACCATGATGGAATTTCTCCCGTGAGATTGTTGTAGCTTAAAGCCATGAAACTTAGTCGACGCAAATGAGACATTCCTTCTGGCAAATGACCATGAAAATTGTTGTTGCTCATGTCGAGAGAAACAAGGAATGAGAGGTTTCCCAGTTGTGGAGGAATCGTGCCTGCAAAACCCATGTTAGAAATAGTTAAGGCCACCACTCTTTGACGACTAGAGTCACATGTAACTCCAATCCAATCACAAACAGAAGAAGAAATGGACCAATTTTTTGCCAAGATTAAGTGACGATTAGAAACCATGTGGTCTCTTAAAGCTACAAGGGCAGATTTATCAGTTATAATATCGCCTATGCCCACAGCTAACAGAGAAGTGGCTAATAAAAGTCCTACAGGAAAGCAATAGCATGCTCTCTCCATTTCTTTTGACCAAGCTTACAAATAGAGCTGACGATGGGGAAGTAAGTATGCATATACTACTATTATGGGGAagtaagtatatatatatatacttccATTGAGATGCCATATCAAGTAAGTATCTCAAGATCAAATGCTGTCAACTACTATCAGCATTTATGATTATGAAATGGATTCTATCTAACAATGAAATTGTATGGAGGGAAAGACAGACCATCTCCATCAACCCACAATGGGAATGAATTTTCCTACGACTGAATTTCCCTAGTAAGAGTAAAGAGATTAACTTTGATTTGTGGCACTAACAGTGGCAGGCCCGCACCAAAGTTTGTATTTTTCTCTATCTCGCGAAACATCCATTCATTCCAAATATACAATTCTTAAATATTTCGACCAAGAAGTTcattttttaagttatttttaaTCCATCATATTTTACCCATGTATTTAGGCACTTTCAATTAAACTACCTAAATACAAATTGTCAAAATAActatttattttacttttattttttacttttcaaCACAATCAGCCTTAAGCATTATAACTACTAATGTAAAAATTATACTGTgaaaatttgttttgtttacattaacaataaaaattttatatgaaATTCATTTATCATTGGGGCCTGCCACAAATCACATCAAATATTTCTCCTTTGCCGGGGGAATTTAGACGTGGGCTTGACTTCTCACTGAGAATGCTTTCATGATGTGCTACCGCTACGGTAGGAAGGAACATCAGTAGTTCAGTACCTACCATAGATGACTCCTATTGGTTCTCCATATTTGACACGCCTGTTGACGTGGAAATTTTGGCAAAGACTCATGGAAACTAAAACATTCTTATTAATTAGTTAATGTGAGAGAAATTTAATATCTAATTTTGATGATGACTTAAATTAAATGACAACTAGTCTCGTTTGACTCTTCGTATTAGCAACCAGGTTTTAGCCAATTCTAAATGGCCCAAGCATATCCAAATACTTTATTGCTAACATATCCTCTTCGATAGGATTGATCATGCTATCAATAACTTTGTGATACAAATTTAAGTATACTTTCTTACAAGATGAAAATCCAATTAAAATGGAAGGTAAATATATATTTCTACAATGCAAATGAAGGGGAAAAGTCATggaaaaatcaagaagaaaaatgttagaaaacaataaaagagttGATTAGAAAAAACCAAATATGAGTAGAAATTTTAGAGAAATAAATAAGGTTTAAACAAATGAAAGATGAAAAGTTAGACTTGTCACACAAGAAGAACGAAAACAAAAAGATTGATTTTATCAAACAATATGAAAGACTTTAACATCTAtgtctttcaaaataaatgcaaggaggAAAAAAGTTGTCTGTCCTTTTTATCCTTTGATTAAGATTCCTTAATTGTGGAAAAAAATCATCTCCATATTTGACACGCCAATTGACGTGGAAATTTTGGCAAAGACTTGTGAAAACTATAGATTTTTATTGATTGGTTGATGTTATATGAGTGGTAGAAACTTAATATCCAACTaggaaaaaatttaatatttaacttTGATTACGACTTAAACAATAGGAAGATTTGGCTTGTTTGACCCTTTAAAAGACATGGTGCATATCATGTTATTGAACTGTCAAAGGTGGAACTACCGTTAGATGTTATGAACTAACTTTATGGTTTTAGTCAAATTCATCAGTTCATAAACAATATCAAAGACATTAACATCTAtgtctttcaaaataaatgCAAGGTGGAAAAAAGTTGTCTCTCCTTTTTATCCTTTGATTAGGATTCCTTAATTGTGGAAAAAAATCTTCTCCATATTTGACACGCCAATTGATGTGGAAATTTTGGCAAAGACTTGTGAAAACTACAGATATTTATTGATTGGTTGATGTTATATGAGTGGTAGAAACTTAATATCCaactacaaaaaaaatttaatatttaacttTGATTACGACTTAAACAATACGAAGACTTGGCTTGTTTGACCCTTTAAAAGACGAAGTGCATATCACGTTATTGAACCGTCAAAGGTGGAACTACCATTAGATGTTATGAACCAACTTTATGGTTTTGTTCAAATTCATCAGTTCTATTAAGTTTTAGTCCCACAGTATAATATAGGATAAATTACCTACAATCCCCTGTGACTTTACATAATCCCAAATAACCCCCTAGCGATTTTAAAATAGCCACATAACCTCTCTATGATTTTATATAATGTGAAAAATGGACAGAATACACAATCAGTTACGGTGTTTGTACCAAACAATGCTCTAAAAACACGTGTGATAAAATCTTAATTTTCATGTAACCTCCTCATGGTTTATataaattttcactttattcccctatgatttttgtatttattcacGTAATCTCCGTATACTTTTATACAAAGTAGTTAAACTGTCATTTGATTTAGCATTTAAGTAAGGGCATTATTGGTATTTCAATTAATGACGTTAagattatttttcatcaaattttcactttcaatAAAATCATAGCGGGTGAAGTGAACATTTTAAAATGTTCGGGAGATAATGTGGCAATAAAGAAACTTCAAGATtgttatatgtaatttatccTATAACATATGTATTAGCACAATAGATATAGTCTTGCCAAGAAGTCACTAAGTTAAAAAGATTTAGCATAGCTTCATAAACATTGAACTTTGATGTAAATTTGCAATAACATCTGCACTTGCATTTAAGGGATGATTCCTTACATTTCCCCCATGATTTAGTAGAGTTTCATACACATTCCTCAGATATTGAAAATTGcttttttaaacaaaacaaaccCAAAATTAATGATGACATCATCAGATTGTATTCTAACTTTGGAATACGCATATGtggttttaaagaaaaattatttcaatCATCATTGatcttaattatttttttccttgctcttttttttttttttttttgcaaattcgGGTATAAGTATTCTTTTCATGGTTATCATAGCATCTGTCTCGCCAGGAtagtaagtgtaattttttagaTGCCTAAACAAGGctaaacctcaagggaggtatgtAAAGTTATTCCCGAATTTAAACCACTTTAAAGATATTTTCTGGCTCCTCCTTAATTTGCTTTGCTGAAGCTTTAGACGATGAGTATGTTTCCGTGTGTTGAAAATTTATCACCTTTACAAAAACCAATGTGATTTCTCTAATTAGAATTAATTTTCCTCAAAATTCATACCCTAGTGCTTGCATGACTTTCATAAAAACCggtttttttataaaaaaaattctcgTGTGACCCTTGACAAAACTGCATAAACCGAGACCACGCCAATTATACTTAAATTGGAAACTTCATTTAAACTACTTTATATCAGTGGAAGTAGTTGTTGACAGAAGAATTCAGTGTCACAAAACTTAGAAACGAGGACAAAATTTGGTAAATTACA
Encoded proteins:
- the LOC113783630 gene encoding probable inactive leucine-rich repeat receptor kinase XIAO, which translates into the protein MERACYCFPVGLLLATSLLAVGIGDIITDKSALVALRDHMVSNRHLILAKNWSISSSVCDWIGVTCDSSRQRVVALTISNMGFAGTIPPQLGNLSFLVSLDMSNNNFHGHLPEGMSHLRRLSFMALSYNNLTGEIPSWLGVLERLQYLSLTVNNFFGHLPANICDNLPNLKELDLSCNRLSGQILSGLANCSGLKSLDLSSNQFNGYLPKAVGNLKMLEELHLDDNNLEGSIPEEIGNLQSLRVLSIIDSNLSGSIPREIGNLTMLEEVDFSSNSLTGPIPNEIGNLLKLEILDLRWNSLSDSLPVEIFNMSALRTLYLDKNHLSGVLPSNMCHGPHNLESIYLGGNNFSGTIPASISNCSKLIEIYLHSNKFSSPIPNSIGNLRHLEVLDLFANNLTSELGLFTSLTGCISLWSIDVGDNPLNGVLPRSIGNLSISVERLNVRNCGLRGNIPDSIGNLSNLGFLDLRDNSWTGSIPTAIWGLQKLQYLDLSNISLTGPLPRGLCGLQSLKGLLLSQNQISGSIPGCFNNLTSLWYLDIGFNRLTSTLPLWDLKGLVYVNLTSNLLRGPLAPEMGELKDLIKLDLSNNQFSGKIPSTIWSLENLDHLSLANNSLQGSIPDNF